In Leguminivora glycinivorella isolate SPB_JAAS2020 chromosome 11, LegGlyc_1.1, whole genome shotgun sequence, a single window of DNA contains:
- the LOC125231240 gene encoding sedoheptulokinase-like, whose translation MADKEYILGMDIGTTSVKVCVYDPDTKEIIAKQNKDTAANIPSDQGIEGNKQDVPKIVSAVHYCVSRLPRDVLRHVKKIGVCGQMHGVVLWKNSENKAWEKVEKDGNVIRFEAVRENMSALYTWQDTRCRPEFLDALPKPDSHLKCYSGYGCATLLWMLKHKPEKLKNFNCSGTVEDFVVSMLCDLDVPVMSDQNAASWGYFNTEKKEWNVDILQSIGFPVNLLPKVVKSGEFVGKLNSSWNGIPEGTPISAALGDLQCSMLATLENSQDAVLNISTSAQLAIIANSISDLGCSTVEHLPYFGNTYLVVAASLNGGNVLATFVKMLQQWMLEFGFPIPQSKVWEKLITISSAAPPPSSEMKIIPHLLGERHAPTAKVSVADIDLSNIHLASVFRSLCDSLIQNLHSMMPKEILRNANIKRIVGNGSGLSRNVVLQRAVEHYYSLPLEFTSGGDAAKGAAVAVVGK comes from the exons ATGGCCGACAAGGAGTATATTCTCGGAATGGACATAGGGACCACTTCAGTCAAAGTGTGTGTTTACGATCCCGATACGAAAGAAATAATTGCTAAACAGAACAAGGATACCGCAGCCAATATTCCCAGTGACCAGGGCATCGAGGGGAACAAGCAGGATGTACCGAAAATAGTTTCAGCTGTGCACTACTGCGTGTCCCGCCTGCCGAGGGATGTTCTGCGGCATGTCAAAAAAATCGGCGTTTGTGGCCAGATGCATGGAGTGGTGCTGTGGAAGAACTCGGAGAACAA AGCTTGGGAGAAAGTAGAAAAGGATGGAAATGTGATTAGATTTGAAGCCGTTAGAGAGAATATGTCGGCGCTGTACACTTGGCAGGACACGCGATGCAGGCCGGAGTTTTTGGACGCCCTGCCCAAGCCTGACTCCCACCTCAAGTGTTATTCCGGTTATGGGTGCGCCACGCTCTTATGGATGCTTAAACATAAACCTGAGAAATTGAAGAACTTCAACTGCTCAGGCACCGTGGAGGATTTTGTAGTTTCAATGCTTTGCGACTTGGACGTCCCCGTGATGTCCGACCAAAACGCTGCCAGCTGGGGATACTTCAATACTGAAAAGAAAGAATGGAATGTCGACATATTACAGTCGATCGGCTTTCCAGTCAATCTCCTTCCGAAAGTCGTAAAAAGCGGAGAGTTCGTTGGTAAATTGAATTCTTCGTGGAACGGCATCCCCGAGGGCACGCCAATAAGCGCGGCGCTAGGAGACTTGCAATGTTCGATGTTGGCGACCCTAGAAAATAGCCAGGACGCTGTCTTGAATATTTCAACGTCTGCTCAGCTTGCTATTATCGCCAATAGCATATCTGATCTCGGTTGCAGCACCGTTGAGCATTTACCTTATTTCGGGAACACATATTTAGTAGTAGCCGCCTCGCTGAATGGAGGGAACGTTCTCGCAACATTTGTGAAAATGCTGCAGCAATGGATGCTGGAATTCGGTTTCCCTATTCCTCAATCGAAGGTTTGGGAGAAGCTGATTACGATCAGTtcggccgcgccgccgccgtcgTCGGAAATGAAAATAATCCCTCATTTATTAGGCGAGAGACATGCGCCGACAGCCAAAGTCTCGGTGGCCGACATTGACTTGTCCAACATTCATCTGGCTTCGGTATTTCGGTCGCTGTGTGACAGTTTGATTCAGAACTTGCACTCCATGATGCCCAAAGAAATATTGCGCAACGCAAATATTAAAAGAATAGTTGGAAACGGGTCGGGATTATCGCGCAACGTTGTTTTGCAGCGAGCCGTGGAGCACTACTACAGCTTGCCGCTGGAGTTTACGTCAGGGGGAGATGCGGCTAAAGGTGCAGCTGTAGCTGTGGTGGGGAAGTA